A part of Actinomycetota bacterium genomic DNA contains:
- a CDS encoding NAD(P)/FAD-dependent oxidoreductase → MDRYDAVVIGAGVGGLSAAILLAKEGMKVLVVEKEDRVGGRALSLRGEELRERGTAWYRRLLAGQYCWLAEARPGLEEMASSGTLDGYVLDLGYHGVSVAGEGYFAVLRDLIGGYGSRPVTIRPFLTGSWMDGKFYREPPLSESTRVDEKIQAELDRLGKNYLDFFGKLLAYSPEELEQLDRVSLHEHLVNLGFAESPVLYDYFRCIGTLITTINDPHDISVGDILRYSAQVLAPTILKGGEVYVGGFTEGGVMAWSEAMAGRLRDFGGELLLESEVRRIEMDGNAVRGVLLRKDGEEMFVSAPRVIFNPPVQELFRFAEEEVFPREFARRVKSLYGYGSVNPYIGLSDLPVPEEHARRLMKTPCVVSRSKGFSWDVYMAWNIQSYIEPTCAPEGKHLFTAYLPLTEEESRNRELVMKVVRAVPDFLEGIYPGFKECVDWELYTVCTRLEGVAKSVTQAGSLKPDVEVPGVEGLYLAGDTARGYGVAMDCACSSGILCAQAITGKDYGIK, encoded by the coding sequence ATGGACAGATACGACGCGGTGGTGATTGGCGCAGGGGTGGGGGGACTTTCGGCGGCGATCCTCTTAGCCAAGGAGGGCATGAAGGTCCTGGTGGTGGAGAAAGAGGACCGGGTGGGCGGTCGCGCCCTTTCCCTTCGCGGGGAGGAGCTGCGGGAAAGGGGGACCGCCTGGTACCGGCGTCTCCTCGCCGGGCAATACTGCTGGCTGGCGGAAGCGCGTCCCGGCCTGGAGGAGATGGCCTCATCAGGCACTCTTGACGGGTACGTGCTGGACCTGGGATACCACGGGGTCAGCGTGGCCGGGGAGGGGTATTTCGCTGTCCTGCGCGACCTCATCGGGGGTTACGGCTCGCGGCCGGTGACCATCAGGCCCTTCCTCACCGGGTCCTGGATGGACGGCAAGTTCTACCGGGAACCCCCCTTGAGCGAAAGCACCAGAGTGGATGAGAAGATCCAGGCCGAACTGGACCGGCTGGGCAAAAACTACCTGGATTTCTTCGGCAAGCTCCTGGCCTACTCCCCCGAGGAGCTCGAACAGCTGGACCGGGTCTCCCTGCACGAACACCTGGTGAACCTGGGCTTCGCCGAAAGCCCGGTTCTCTACGATTACTTCCGGTGCATAGGCACCCTTATCACCACCATAAACGATCCCCACGACATATCCGTCGGGGACATCCTGCGTTATTCCGCCCAGGTCCTGGCCCCCACCATCCTCAAGGGCGGGGAGGTGTACGTGGGGGGTTTCACCGAGGGCGGGGTGATGGCCTGGTCGGAGGCGATGGCCGGAAGGCTGCGCGATTTCGGCGGAGAGCTCCTCCTGGAAAGCGAGGTCCGGAGGATAGAGATGGACGGAAACGCCGTCCGCGGTGTTCTCTTAAGGAAGGACGGCGAGGAAATGTTCGTTTCCGCTCCCCGGGTGATATTCAACCCGCCGGTGCAGGAGCTCTTCCGCTTCGCGGAGGAGGAAGTCTTCCCCCGCGAATTCGCCCGACGCGTGAAGTCCCTCTACGGTTATGGAAGCGTCAATCCCTACATCGGGCTTTCCGACCTCCCGGTGCCCGAGGAGCACGCCCGCCGGCTGATGAAGACCCCCTGCGTGGTGTCCCGTTCCAAGGGCTTCAGCTGGGACGTGTACATGGCCTGGAACATCCAGTCCTATATCGAGCCCACCTGCGCTCCCGAGGGGAAGCATCTCTTCACCGCATACCTTCCCCTTACCGAGGAAGAATCCCGCAACCGGGAACTGGTGATGAAGGTGGTGCGTGCGGTTCCCGATTTCCTGGAGGGGATCTACCCCGGCTTCAAGGAATGCGTGGACTGGGAGCTGTACACGGTATGCACCCGCCTGGAGGGGGTGGCCAAGAGCGTCACCCAGGCGGGAAGCCTCAAGCCGGACGTGGAGGTCCCCGGGGTGGAGGGGCTCTACCTGGCCGGGGACACGGCGCGGGGCTACGGGGTGGCTATGGATTGTGCCTGCTCCAGCGGCATCCTTTGTGCCCAGGCCATAACCGGGAAGGACTACGGGATAAAGTGA
- a CDS encoding 3-keto-5-aminohexanoate cleavage protein: MSLTDKCIITAALAGAATMKSQNPAVPYTVEEFVEEAYKCYNAGAAIVHIHARDPETGLPTSSIDILRDIVKGITEKCPIIINLSTAIGIGATPEERINVVKQLKPEMASLNTNSMNFALGDWKNYQILGETVFTNTFQMLVDFAKTMKECGTKPELEVYDLGGVYNTLFVRNQGIFVEPLHYQFVWGVLGGCWLDLANFKRFMDLIPDDATWSTCGVGPAQFRGAFIAAVEGGHIRVGLEDNINIRKGVLAQGSWEQVEKAVKIVELADREPATPDEARQILGLKGGPEI; the protein is encoded by the coding sequence ATGTCGCTCACGGATAAATGCATCATCACGGCGGCCCTGGCCGGTGCCGCTACCATGAAATCCCAAAACCCGGCCGTTCCTTACACCGTGGAGGAGTTCGTGGAGGAGGCCTACAAGTGCTACAACGCGGGGGCGGCCATCGTGCACATCCACGCCCGCGACCCGGAGACCGGGCTTCCCACCTCCAGCATCGATATCCTGCGGGATATCGTCAAGGGGATCACCGAGAAGTGCCCCATCATCATCAACCTCTCCACGGCCATCGGCATCGGGGCCACGCCGGAGGAGCGCATCAACGTGGTCAAGCAGCTCAAGCCGGAGATGGCCTCCCTGAACACCAACTCCATGAACTTCGCCCTGGGCGACTGGAAGAATTACCAGATACTGGGCGAGACGGTGTTTACCAACACCTTCCAGATGCTCGTTGATTTCGCCAAAACCATGAAGGAATGCGGCACCAAGCCGGAGCTTGAGGTCTACGACCTGGGCGGCGTCTACAACACCCTCTTCGTCCGCAACCAGGGCATCTTCGTGGAGCCCCTCCACTACCAGTTCGTCTGGGGAGTGCTGGGCGGCTGCTGGCTGGATCTGGCCAACTTCAAGCGCTTCATGGACCTCATCCCCGATGACGCCACCTGGAGCACCTGCGGGGTGGGCCCGGCCCAGTTCCGCGGGGCCTTCATCGCCGCCGTGGAGGGAGGCCACATCCGCGTGGGCCTGGAGGATAACATCAACATCCGTAAGGGTGTCCTGGCCCAGGGCTCCTGGGAGCAGGTCGAGAAGGCGGTGAAGATCGTGGAGCTGGCCGACCGCGAGCCGGCCACCCCGGATGAAGCCCGTCAGATACTGGGCCTGAAGGGCGGCCCGGAGATCTAA
- a CDS encoding zinc ribbon domain-containing protein — protein sequence MQGYNPGQIRKYLKQLRQREQEYIYYLGRLAYQAGEEGRLEEGPMLDAYRTLKDIREQAVRWEAYLEGLRAAKMAPPAARCPRCGNYLTPGAATCPYCGQATATGYPAPAGAPGPVPPSGTVHRSTVTAAAPPGTVTATVREEMRTPTPPAEEPPARTAGEAAERCPGCGKVLEPDANFCGSCGRRVRPKPEVAGAGEETPAEPTPATEVGETTVEKPEGKGAPPGATAAAPFGETESRPMDKEEATVTEPTGSLPCSACGKLVGDPEARFCPDCGARLRE from the coding sequence ATGCAGGGCTATAATCCCGGGCAGATAAGGAAATACCTCAAGCAGCTCAGACAGAGGGAGCAGGAATACATCTACTACCTGGGTCGACTGGCCTACCAGGCGGGGGAAGAGGGCAGGCTGGAGGAAGGCCCCATGCTGGACGCCTACCGTACCCTCAAGGACATCCGGGAGCAGGCGGTCCGCTGGGAGGCCTACCTGGAGGGGCTGCGAGCGGCGAAGATGGCGCCCCCGGCGGCACGCTGTCCACGCTGCGGGAACTATCTCACTCCGGGAGCCGCGACCTGTCCATACTGCGGGCAGGCGACGGCCACGGGTTACCCAGCACCGGCCGGTGCCCCGGGCCCCGTGCCTCCGTCGGGAACGGTTCATCGCTCTACGGTGACCGCGGCTGCTCCTCCGGGCACTGTTACCGCCACGGTGAGGGAGGAGATGAGGACCCCGACCCCCCCTGCGGAGGAGCCCCCGGCGCGGACCGCGGGGGAAGCGGCGGAGAGGTGTCCCGGCTGCGGCAAGGTGCTGGAGCCGGACGCCAACTTCTGCGGGAGTTGTGGAAGAAGGGTGAGGCCTAAGCCGGAGGTCGCGGGAGCCGGGGAGGAGACTCCCGCGGAGCCCACACCGGCGACGGAGGTGGGAGAGACGACGGTAGAGAAACCGGAGGGAAAGGGAGCGCCGCCCGGAGCGACGGCAGCGGCCCCCTTCGGGGAAACGGAGTCCCGGCCCATGGACAAGGAGGAAGCGACGGTGACCGAACCCACGGGGAGCCTGCCATGCTCCGCTTGCGGGAAGCTGGTGGGCGATCCCGAAGCCAGGTTCTGTCCGGATTGCGGAGCGAGGTTGCGGGAATGA
- a CDS encoding cob(I)yrinic acid a,c-diamide adenosyltransferase, whose translation MIQVYTGDGKGKTTAALGQALRALGHGQKVFMIQFMKGRTYGELLACQRCLPDLTIVMSGRDEFVKKGAPEEVDLRMAREGFELAKKVAREGKHQMLILDEINVAIDYGLLPLQEVLDFLRSCPPDMEVVCTGRYAPPELVDIADLVSEVREVKHHYRRGVPMRKGIEY comes from the coding sequence ATGATCCAGGTCTACACCGGAGACGGCAAGGGCAAGACCACCGCCGCCCTGGGGCAGGCCCTGCGGGCTCTGGGCCACGGGCAGAAGGTGTTCATGATCCAGTTCATGAAGGGACGGACCTACGGGGAGTTGCTGGCCTGCCAGAGGTGCCTTCCGGACCTGACCATCGTCATGTCCGGGAGGGACGAGTTCGTGAAGAAGGGCGCCCCGGAGGAGGTGGACCTGCGCATGGCTAGGGAAGGTTTCGAGCTGGCCAAGAAAGTCGCCCGGGAGGGAAAGCACCAAATGCTCATCCTGGACGAGATAAACGTGGCCATCGACTATGGACTTCTTCCCTTGCAGGAGGTGCTGGATTTCCTGCGCTCCTGCCCTCCCGATATGGAGGTGGTATGCACCGGCCGCTACGCGCCGCCTGAGCTCGTGGATATAGCCGACCTGGTGAGCGAGGTCCGCGAGGTGAAGCATCACTACCGGCGCGGGGTGCCCATGCGCAAGGGTATAGAATATTAA
- a CDS encoding methylmalonyl-CoA mutase family protein, which translates to MGKKEWYRKHYEPSGLDKEKFTTLSGTELEPLYTPEDVEDLDYEHDLGYPGCYPYTRGIRPTMYRGRLWTMRQFSGFGTAEDTNRRYKFLLERGQTGLSVAFDMPTIMGRDSDDPLSEGEVGRCGVAIDSLQDMEILFEGIPLREITTSMTINGPAAVLLAFYLCVGEKQGASFRELGGTIQNDILKEYIAQKSWIFPPRPSMRIITDILAFCSAEVPRWNTISISGYHIREAGSTAVQELAFTLADGFAYVEAGIAAGLDVDSFAPRLSFFFNSHLDFFEEIAKFRAARRIWARHMKEKYGAKDPRSWMMRFHTQTAGCSLTAQQPENNIVRTAFEALAAVLGGTQSLHTNSLDETLALPTEKAVQIALRTQQIIAHETGVTNVIDPLGGSYFIEALTERMEREAEEYFRRIEEQGGVLACIENGFFQREIADAAYRYQMEIERGERIVVGVNRFQDPEENLDIEILKIDPEVERRQRERLARLRAERSAAEVERTLEALKEGARGDANLMPLIIDCARAYCTEGEIIGALKEVFGEYREKPIY; encoded by the coding sequence ATGGGCAAGAAAGAATGGTACCGGAAACACTATGAGCCCTCCGGGCTTGATAAGGAAAAATTTACCACCCTCTCCGGCACCGAGCTGGAGCCCCTCTACACCCCGGAGGACGTGGAGGACCTGGACTACGAGCACGACCTGGGATACCCGGGCTGTTATCCCTACACCCGGGGCATCCGCCCCACCATGTACCGGGGGCGGCTGTGGACCATGCGCCAGTTCTCCGGCTTCGGCACCGCAGAGGACACCAACCGGCGCTACAAGTTCCTCCTGGAGCGGGGGCAGACCGGGCTCTCGGTGGCCTTCGATATGCCCACCATCATGGGCCGGGACTCCGACGATCCCCTTTCGGAGGGCGAGGTGGGACGCTGCGGGGTGGCCATCGATTCCCTCCAGGACATGGAGATCCTCTTCGAGGGCATCCCCCTCCGGGAGATCACCACCTCCATGACCATCAACGGACCGGCGGCGGTGCTCCTGGCCTTCTACCTGTGCGTGGGGGAGAAGCAGGGGGCCTCCTTCCGGGAGCTGGGGGGGACCATCCAGAACGACATCCTGAAGGAGTACATCGCCCAGAAGTCCTGGATCTTCCCTCCCCGCCCCTCCATGCGCATCATCACCGATATCCTGGCCTTCTGCTCGGCGGAGGTCCCCCGCTGGAACACCATAAGTATCAGCGGATACCACATCCGGGAAGCCGGCTCCACCGCGGTGCAGGAGCTGGCCTTCACCCTGGCCGACGGCTTCGCCTACGTGGAGGCAGGCATAGCCGCGGGGCTGGACGTGGACTCCTTCGCCCCCCGCCTCTCCTTCTTCTTCAACTCCCACTTGGACTTCTTCGAGGAGATCGCCAAGTTCCGGGCCGCCCGCCGTATCTGGGCCCGGCACATGAAGGAGAAATACGGGGCCAAGGACCCGCGTTCCTGGATGATGCGCTTCCATACCCAAACCGCGGGCTGCTCCCTCACCGCCCAGCAGCCGGAGAACAACATCGTGCGCACCGCCTTCGAGGCCCTGGCCGCCGTGCTGGGAGGCACCCAGAGCCTGCACACCAACTCCCTAGACGAGACCCTGGCCCTCCCCACGGAGAAGGCGGTGCAGATCGCCCTCCGCACCCAGCAGATCATCGCCCATGAGACGGGGGTCACCAACGTCATCGACCCCCTGGGCGGCTCCTATTTCATCGAGGCCCTCACCGAGCGCATGGAGAGGGAGGCCGAGGAGTACTTCCGGCGCATCGAGGAGCAGGGCGGGGTACTGGCCTGCATCGAGAACGGTTTCTTTCAGCGGGAGATAGCCGACGCCGCCTACCGCTACCAGATGGAGATCGAGCGGGGGGAAAGGATAGTGGTGGGGGTGAACCGCTTCCAGGACCCGGAGGAGAACCTGGACATCGAGATCCTCAAGATAGACCCCGAGGTGGAGAGGAGACAGCGGGAGAGGCTGGCCCGCCTGCGCGCGGAGCGCTCCGCGGCGGAGGTGGAGAGGACCCTGGAGGCCCTAAAGGAAGGGGCGCGGGGGGATGCCAACCTCATGCCCCTGATCATCGACTGCGCCCGCGCCTACTGCACGGAGGGGGAGATAATCGGGGCCCTCAAGGAGGTCTTCGGGGAATACCGGGAAAAGCCCATCTACTAG
- a CDS encoding cobalamin B12-binding domain-containing protein: MKKPRILIAKPGLDGHDRGAKVVARGLADAGFEVIYTGLHQTPEQITEAAIQEDVDAVGLSILSGAHMTLFPRVMELLREKGGQNIMVFGGGIIPMDDAVELKRMGVAEIFGPGTSISEIVSFLKRRLG; encoded by the coding sequence ATGAAGAAGCCGCGCATTCTCATCGCCAAGCCAGGGCTGGACGGCCACGACCGGGGGGCCAAGGTGGTGGCCCGGGGCCTGGCCGACGCCGGTTTCGAGGTCATCTACACTGGCCTTCACCAGACCCCGGAGCAGATCACCGAGGCTGCCATCCAGGAGGACGTGGACGCTGTGGGACTTTCCATCCTCTCCGGGGCCCACATGACCCTCTTCCCCCGGGTCATGGAGCTCCTCCGGGAGAAGGGCGGGCAGAACATCATGGTCTTCGGGGGAGGCATCATCCCCATGGACGACGCCGTGGAGCTCAAGCGCATGGGGGTGGCGGAGATCTTCGGTCCCGGCACTTCCATCTCGGAGATAGTGTCCTTCCTCAAAAGAAGGCTCGGTTGA
- a CDS encoding (Fe-S)-binding protein, with amino-acid sequence MCAEELDFITKYDLLGCIQCGRCTGGCPVAMRTPLRVRCFMYDTQNEERLEELSERPEIWDCTTCYTCAARCPKGLEPLEVLIGLRSIQIEEGRVQPTVRDALESIFKDGNPWGSPRAKRLDWTKDLEVKILEPEAEETTDVLLFICCTDAYDPRVMKVAQALVKVLDAAGVDFGLIGEDESCCGSEVRRLGEEGLFEMCDEENVELLNSFNINRIVAISPHCYNTLKKEYHGLKHPVLHYTELVAQLLEDGKLQLKGELPKVVTYHDPCFLGKQNDIYDEPRYIITRIPGVDFREFDRCRERSLCCEGGGGKMWVESESKEERLAEIRVTDAKELGAEIIAVACPFCLLTLEDATKVKGIEEEMRVADILELLAEAL; translated from the coding sequence ATGTGCGCCGAAGAACTCGATTTCATCACCAAGTATGACCTCCTCGGATGCATCCAGTGCGGCCGATGTACGGGGGGTTGTCCCGTGGCCATGCGGACTCCCCTGCGGGTCAGGTGCTTCATGTACGACACCCAGAACGAGGAGCGCCTGGAGGAGCTCTCCGAGCGCCCCGAGATCTGGGACTGCACCACCTGCTACACCTGCGCCGCCCGCTGCCCCAAGGGCCTGGAGCCCCTGGAGGTGCTCATTGGACTGCGCAGCATCCAGATCGAGGAGGGGAGGGTCCAGCCCACGGTGCGCGACGCCCTAGAGTCCATCTTCAAGGACGGCAACCCGTGGGGTTCGCCGCGTGCCAAGCGCCTGGACTGGACCAAGGACCTGGAGGTCAAGATCCTGGAGCCCGAGGCGGAGGAGACCACCGACGTCCTCCTCTTCATCTGCTGCACCGACGCCTACGACCCCCGGGTGATGAAGGTGGCCCAGGCCCTGGTCAAAGTGCTTGACGCGGCGGGGGTGGACTTCGGGCTCATCGGGGAGGACGAGAGCTGCTGCGGCAGCGAGGTGCGCCGCCTGGGCGAGGAGGGCCTCTTCGAGATGTGCGACGAGGAGAACGTGGAGCTCCTCAATTCCTTCAACATCAACCGCATCGTGGCCATCAGTCCCCACTGCTACAACACCCTCAAGAAGGAGTACCACGGCCTCAAGCACCCCGTCCTCCATTACACGGAGCTGGTGGCCCAGCTCCTAGAGGACGGCAAGCTCCAGCTTAAGGGGGAGCTCCCCAAGGTGGTCACCTACCACGATCCCTGCTTCCTGGGGAAGCAGAACGACATCTACGACGAGCCCAGGTACATCATCACCCGCATCCCCGGGGTGGACTTCCGGGAGTTCGACCGCTGCCGGGAGCGCAGCCTGTGCTGCGAAGGGGGCGGCGGCAAGATGTGGGTGGAGAGTGAGTCCAAGGAAGAGAGGCTGGCCGAGATACGGGTCACCGACGCCAAGGAGCTGGGAGCGGAAATAATCGCCGTCGCCTGCCCCTTCTGCCTCCTCACCCTGGAGGACGCCACCAAGGTGAAGGGTATCGAGGAGGAGATGCGGGTGGCGGACATCCTCGAGCTCCTGGCCGAGGCCTTGTAG
- a CDS encoding electron transfer flavoprotein subunit beta/FixA family protein yields the protein MNMVVCVKRVPDTAESEVHIDASGKDIEKSRLSFGINECDNYAVEEAIQIKERLGGTVTVISLGPKENDEVIRMALAKGGDEAIRLEDEAFDGSDGFAVAKALAAAIKDLEYDIVFTGALADDDGYGVVPAALGELLGVPHATYVKKVEILEDGKRARVGRELEGGLLEFLEIELPCVLGIQTGINEPRYASFKGIKQAAKKEITVKSAADLGLDPSEVGEAGSWAVLEKFTPPVVGEMAEILEGDPEETAAKLAAILKEKGLV from the coding sequence ATGAACATGGTGGTGTGCGTGAAAAGGGTCCCGGACACCGCGGAGTCCGAGGTCCACATCGATGCCTCCGGGAAGGACATCGAGAAGAGCCGCCTGTCCTTCGGCATCAACGAGTGCGATAACTACGCCGTGGAGGAGGCCATACAGATCAAGGAGAGGCTCGGGGGCACGGTGACGGTCATCAGCCTGGGGCCCAAGGAGAACGACGAGGTCATCCGCATGGCCCTGGCCAAGGGTGGCGATGAGGCCATCCGCCTGGAGGACGAGGCCTTCGACGGCAGCGACGGGTTCGCGGTGGCCAAGGCCCTGGCGGCGGCCATCAAGGACCTGGAGTACGACATCGTCTTTACCGGGGCGCTGGCCGACGATGACGGGTATGGTGTGGTCCCCGCGGCCCTGGGCGAGCTCCTGGGCGTGCCCCACGCCACCTACGTGAAGAAGGTGGAGATCCTGGAGGACGGCAAGCGGGCCCGGGTGGGCCGCGAGCTGGAGGGAGGCCTCCTGGAGTTCCTGGAGATCGAGCTGCCCTGCGTGCTGGGCATCCAGACGGGCATCAACGAGCCGCGCTACGCCTCCTTCAAGGGCATCAAGCAAGCGGCCAAGAAAGAGATCACCGTGAAGAGCGCCGCCGACCTGGGGCTGGACCCTTCCGAGGTGGGGGAGGCCGGTTCGTGGGCCGTACTGGAGAAGTTCACGCCCCCGGTGGTGGGCGAGATGGCGGAGATACTGGAGGGCGACCCGGAGGAGACCGCGGCCAAGCTGGCCGCCATCCTAAAGGAGAAGGGGCTGGTGTAA
- a CDS encoding electron transfer flavoprotein subunit alpha/FixB family protein produces the protein MKDIFVLIEHRRGEMRDVSIEMLCGAAGLGGTVVAVLFGKDVDAFAEKAAGYADKVLYVNDPMFENYNSEAYQKALSALIKEHNPGLVLIGNTAQGIDLAPALAVELGAPLVTDITALEMDSDKPKPTRQFYGGKLDAHMVMKDADLYILTVREATFQAGEPSKSGEIVKVDNPVKEEITYRKFVEYVEPEVGEVDITQSTMLVGVGRGIREDKNLPIVEELAKVLGADLAASRAVVDAGWLPADRQVGISGKTVKPKLYLAVGISGAFQHVTGMKGSEVIVAINKDPDAPIFGIADYGIVDDLFKVVPKLTEKIKELKGL, from the coding sequence ATGAAGGACATCTTCGTTCTCATCGAGCACCGTCGCGGCGAGATGCGCGACGTATCCATCGAGATGCTGTGCGGCGCCGCCGGCCTGGGCGGCACGGTGGTGGCCGTCCTCTTCGGCAAGGATGTGGACGCCTTCGCGGAGAAGGCCGCTGGGTACGCGGACAAGGTTCTCTACGTCAACGACCCCATGTTCGAGAACTACAACTCTGAGGCCTACCAGAAGGCCCTCTCCGCCCTCATCAAGGAGCACAACCCGGGGCTGGTGCTCATCGGCAACACCGCGCAGGGCATCGACCTGGCACCTGCGCTGGCCGTGGAGCTGGGAGCGCCCCTGGTCACCGACATCACCGCCCTGGAGATGGACAGTGACAAGCCCAAGCCCACCCGCCAGTTCTACGGGGGCAAGCTGGACGCCCACATGGTGATGAAGGACGCCGACCTGTACATCCTCACTGTGCGCGAGGCTACCTTCCAGGCCGGCGAACCCTCCAAGTCCGGCGAGATCGTCAAGGTGGACAACCCGGTCAAGGAGGAGATCACCTACCGCAAGTTCGTGGAATACGTGGAGCCCGAGGTGGGCGAGGTGGACATCACCCAGTCCACCATGCTGGTGGGCGTGGGACGCGGCATACGCGAGGACAAGAACCTCCCCATCGTGGAGGAGCTGGCCAAGGTGCTGGGCGCCGACCTCGCCGCCTCCCGTGCCGTGGTGGACGCCGGTTGGCTCCCGGCCGACCGCCAGGTGGGCATCTCCGGGAAGACGGTGAAGCCCAAGCTCTACCTGGCGGTGGGCATCTCCGGGGCCTTCCAGCACGTGACGGGGATGAAGGGCTCGGAGGTCATCGTGGCCATCAACAAGGATCCCGATGCCCCCATCTTCGGCATCGCCGATTATGGCATCGTGGACGACCTCTTCAAGGTGGTGCCCAAGCTCACGGAGAAGATCAAGGAGTTGAAGGGGCTTTAA